In Haloarcula sp. H-GB4, a single genomic region encodes these proteins:
- a CDS encoding MarR family transcriptional regulator encodes MVDVLENKRAATRFRVLVEIAERQPAVSQGEIADAVGVTSQAVSEYIRELVDDGLVEKEGRSRYRVTKEGVDWVFQSATDVRRFADHVTDDVLGSVQEDAAIATADLEEGETVTLSLSDGLLHADPGGGDATGVTTTSAAEGEVVGVTGFEGVIDLNPGHVSVIQVPPVRSGPVENIDEIAVACADVPIVTAAGVESVVALRDADIEPTTHFAAGEVAAAAASRGLDAVVVATQDTVGRVTDALRDASVDYDVTQ; translated from the coding sequence ATGGTCGACGTCCTGGAGAACAAGCGGGCCGCGACGCGGTTTCGGGTCCTCGTGGAGATTGCCGAGCGCCAGCCCGCAGTGAGTCAGGGCGAAATCGCCGACGCTGTCGGCGTGACGAGCCAGGCCGTCAGCGAGTACATCCGCGAACTCGTCGACGATGGCCTCGTCGAGAAGGAAGGGCGGTCGCGCTACCGCGTCACCAAAGAGGGCGTCGACTGGGTGTTCCAGTCCGCCACCGACGTGCGCCGGTTCGCCGACCACGTCACCGACGACGTGCTCGGCAGTGTCCAGGAGGACGCCGCCATCGCCACGGCGGATCTGGAAGAAGGAGAGACGGTGACACTCTCGCTGTCGGACGGCCTGTTGCACGCCGACCCCGGCGGCGGCGACGCGACGGGCGTGACGACAACCAGCGCCGCGGAGGGCGAGGTCGTCGGCGTCACCGGCTTCGAGGGCGTCATCGATCTTAACCCGGGTCACGTTAGCGTCATCCAGGTCCCGCCGGTACGGTCGGGGCCGGTCGAGAACATCGACGAGATCGCTGTGGCCTGTGCGGACGTCCCCATCGTCACCGCAGCGGGCGTCGAGTCCGTCGTTGCGCTCCGCGATGCCGACATCGAACCGACAACGCATTTCGCGGCGGGAGAGGTGGCCGCCGCCGCCGCATCGCGGGGACTTGATGCTGTCGTCGTCGCGACACAGGACACCGTTGGGCGTGTGACCGACGCGCTTCGCGACGCGAGCGTCGACTACGACGTGACGCAGTGA
- a CDS encoding metallophosphoesterase — protein MWLIAMTDNISLASADWTAMTASYDDRALLLRDTLVVADLHVGRGTGGNLELPVGSGSDMVQRFQSLVERHDPAEVVIAGDLLHSFQTIPRSVESTVAGLKSACQAVGARLLVTPGNHDTMLDSVWDGPTETAYRISDTVVCHGHEAPEVDADRYIVGHDHPTINIEGQRQPCYLVGSGQYRGSDVVMLPSFNRLNAGVEVNEMRAGDFQSPLVTDSDRLEPVVWDESGRETLSFPPLGEFRRML, from the coding sequence ATGTGGCTCATCGCCATGACCGACAATATAAGCCTCGCCAGCGCCGACTGGACGGCGATGACAGCCAGCTACGACGACCGGGCGCTCCTGCTCAGGGACACGCTCGTCGTCGCCGACCTCCACGTCGGCCGGGGTACTGGCGGGAACCTCGAACTTCCGGTCGGGTCCGGCTCGGACATGGTCCAGCGGTTCCAGTCACTCGTTGAGCGCCACGACCCAGCGGAGGTCGTTATCGCCGGCGACCTCCTCCACTCGTTCCAGACAATCCCCCGCTCGGTCGAGAGTACCGTGGCGGGGCTCAAAAGCGCCTGTCAGGCGGTCGGGGCACGCCTGCTTGTGACGCCGGGTAACCACGACACGATGCTCGACAGCGTGTGGGATGGCCCGACTGAGACGGCATACCGGATCAGCGACACCGTCGTTTGCCACGGCCACGAGGCCCCTGAAGTCGACGCCGACCGCTACATCGTCGGGCATGACCATCCGACAATCAACATCGAGGGGCAACGCCAACCCTGCTACCTTGTCGGGAGCGGTCAATACCGTGGCAGCGACGTCGTGATGCTCCCGTCATTCAACAGGCTGAACGCCGGCGTCGAGGTCAACGAGATGCGGGCCGGCGACTTTCAGTCCCCGCTCGTCACCGATTCTGACCGACTGGAGCCAGTGGTTTGGGACGAGAGCGGGCGCGAGACCCTGTCGTTCCCGCCGCTGGGTGAGTTCCGGCGCATGCTATAA
- a CDS encoding NAD(P)/FAD-dependent oxidoreductase yields the protein MTDVVVAGGGLAGLVAARHLAESGQDVTVFEQASEVGGRVQTAHEDGYTFDRGFQVMFTAYPAAKRELDIEALAPRTFTPGATIASPNHRSVLSDPLRNPSAAPQTLLNTDVRTADKLRLFRLQRELAGIEPVELLSRGGTTIREYLADYGFSKRFVERFAAPFYGGITLDRSLGTDSSIFEYTYKMLSEGEIFVPADGMQAMPRQLADRARSAGATIETDAAVTDLETHEGEVTAEVGSETVTAESAVVATDPQTAAELTNIDAIPTEPVGCVTQYFALPTNRAPTTGQRIILNAADDRPNTVAPLSAVASEYAPAGMELYSATFLGTPEEDDAELAAEVRAALQSWYPNASFEAMELLRTDRVPLSQFAQPPGYRGSLPDPTAPEGNAVLAGDYTRWSAIQGALESGKVAADLLR from the coding sequence ATGACAGATGTCGTCGTCGCCGGCGGGGGACTCGCCGGGCTGGTCGCCGCTCGCCACTTGGCGGAGTCGGGTCAGGACGTGACCGTCTTCGAACAGGCGTCCGAGGTCGGGGGTCGAGTCCAGACAGCCCACGAGGACGGCTACACGTTCGACCGCGGATTTCAGGTCATGTTCACCGCCTACCCTGCGGCGAAGCGGGAACTCGATATTGAGGCGCTGGCTCCACGAACGTTCACGCCGGGGGCCACTATCGCCAGCCCGAACCACCGTTCGGTGCTGTCGGACCCGCTCCGCAATCCCTCGGCAGCACCACAGACGCTGCTCAACACGGACGTTCGCACGGCCGACAAGCTCAGGCTGTTCCGGCTCCAGCGCGAATTGGCCGGCATCGAGCCCGTCGAACTGCTCTCTCGGGGGGGAACGACTATCCGGGAATACCTCGCCGACTACGGATTCTCGAAGCGGTTCGTCGAGCGGTTCGCCGCGCCGTTCTACGGCGGCATCACGCTCGACCGCTCGCTGGGAACGGACAGCAGCATCTTCGAGTACACCTACAAGATGCTGAGCGAGGGCGAGATATTCGTCCCCGCCGACGGGATGCAGGCGATGCCGCGACAGCTCGCCGACCGCGCTCGCTCGGCGGGCGCGACCATCGAAACCGACGCGGCCGTGACAGACTTGGAGACCCATGAGGGGGAGGTCACTGCCGAGGTAGGCAGCGAGACAGTGACAGCTGAAAGCGCCGTCGTCGCGACGGACCCGCAGACTGCGGCGGAGCTGACGAACATCGACGCGATTCCAACCGAGCCCGTCGGCTGTGTCACCCAGTACTTTGCGCTCCCGACCAACCGTGCGCCGACGACCGGACAGCGCATTATCCTCAACGCGGCGGACGACCGACCGAACACCGTCGCGCCGCTGTCGGCCGTTGCCAGTGAGTACGCGCCCGCCGGCATGGAGTTATACAGCGCCACGTTCCTCGGAACGCCGGAAGAAGACGACGCGGAACTGGCCGCTGAAGTCCGGGCGGCGCTGCAGTCGTGGTATCCGAACGCGAGCTTCGAGGCGATGGAACTGCTCCGGACCGACCGCGTCCCGCTCTCACAGTTCGCCCAGCCGCCGGGGTATCGGGGCTCGCTCCCGGACCCGACAGCGCCGGAGGGCAACGCCGTCTTGGCCGGCGACTACACCCGCTGGTCGGCGATACAGGGTGCGCTGGAAAGCGGCAAGGTCGCCGCTGATCTGCTGCGATAA
- a CDS encoding pyridoxal-phosphate dependent enzyme, whose product METTAAFRGLICTACGAETDSTADRCPDCGGVLVGDYDVPDLTPEALPDATGPGRYEPLRPFPGDATVSLSEGATPLVPVPDLAEELGVDSVYVKDEGRNPTASLGDRKLSLAVTAAAQRGAERVATPSTGNGAQSSAAYAARAGIESKGFVPSRCPFLNKAMVNVHGGDMRVVEGRYDDAVSVFEDELTDASDGWVPVAPGHPFRIEGARSVAFETADDLDWTAPDAVVHPTGHGETLVGLEHGFRAATDSGLTDSVPRIYAAQPDSTAAIADAASEGVSEPVSIEHPDTIVGPLEVPDPAAGVAALDSLDRSGGDGVAVSDKDILAGAVDGCEMGPETGATGGTAIAGARALADDGAFDDDDVVVLVNPVAGSKEADLLRSHLMSQGI is encoded by the coding sequence ATGGAGACGACTGCGGCGTTTCGCGGCCTCATCTGCACGGCGTGTGGCGCGGAAACCGACAGCACGGCCGACCGCTGTCCCGACTGTGGCGGGGTTCTCGTCGGTGACTACGACGTTCCGGACTTGACGCCAGAGGCGCTGCCCGATGCGACGGGACCGGGCCGGTACGAGCCGCTTCGGCCGTTCCCGGGAGACGCGACGGTCTCGCTCAGCGAAGGGGCGACGCCGCTAGTCCCGGTGCCGGACTTGGCCGAGGAACTTGGCGTCGACTCGGTGTACGTCAAAGACGAGGGGCGTAATCCGACGGCCTCGCTGGGCGACCGCAAGCTCTCGCTCGCTGTCACCGCTGCCGCTCAGCGCGGAGCCGAGCGCGTCGCGACGCCATCGACGGGGAACGGCGCACAGTCCAGCGCCGCCTACGCGGCTCGCGCCGGCATCGAATCAAAGGGGTTCGTCCCTTCACGCTGCCCATTCCTCAACAAGGCGATGGTGAACGTCCATGGCGGCGACATGCGTGTCGTTGAGGGCCGGTACGACGACGCTGTCTCAGTGTTCGAGGATGAACTGACCGACGCCTCCGATGGCTGGGTTCCGGTCGCGCCCGGCCATCCGTTCCGCATCGAGGGAGCCAGATCCGTCGCGTTCGAGACGGCCGATGACCTCGACTGGACGGCCCCCGACGCGGTAGTCCACCCCACCGGCCATGGCGAGACACTCGTCGGTCTCGAACACGGCTTCCGGGCGGCCACTGATAGTGGCCTGACGGACTCAGTACCACGAATCTACGCTGCTCAGCCGGATTCGACGGCCGCCATCGCTGATGCCGCAAGTGAGGGTGTGAGCGAACCGGTGTCCATCGAACACCCCGACACCATCGTCGGCCCGCTTGAGGTCCCCGACCCTGCCGCTGGCGTTGCGGCACTTGACTCGCTCGACCGCTCGGGCGGCGACGGCGTCGCTGTCTCTGACAAGGACATTCTGGCCGGCGCGGTCGACGGCTGTGAGATGGGTCCGGAAACCGGTGCGACCGGCGGGACGGCAATCGCTGGCGCGCGGGCGCTGGCCGACGACGGGGCCTTCGATGATGACGATGTCGTGGTCCTTGTGAACCCCGTCGCCGGGAGCAAGGAGGCAGACCTGCTACGCAGTCACCTCATGAGCCAGGGTATCTGA
- a CDS encoding alcohol dehydrogenase catalytic domain-containing protein: MRVAAFSELTGPDGVSVINQTTPAPERSEAVVSVEACAINRHDLWVLEGDSAMVDTDDLPFVSGLDVAGTVDAVGDGVTAVEPGDRVVLCPNETCGTCRYCREGPENLCENFSLYHGGLAEAARVQADRLVRLPDSVETVDAAALPTAYMTAFHMLRRIDAGPGDLVFIPGVTGGVGVAGVQLASVLGARSVGTSSSAAKLNRVESLGLDYAIESTDPDEIRAAVADIGTVDGVLNHLGGEYTQTGLGVLRRGGRMAVCGRTAGGTSEINIPDLFLGHKRVIGSTMGTQGDLERLVGLVADGELTPEIEETYSLEETGAAFAAMQDRDSVGKLVVTP; encoded by the coding sequence ATGCGCGTTGCAGCGTTTAGCGAACTCACTGGCCCGGACGGCGTATCGGTTATCAACCAAACAACCCCTGCGCCCGAACGCAGCGAGGCGGTGGTCTCCGTCGAAGCGTGTGCGATCAACCGCCACGACCTCTGGGTTCTCGAAGGGGACTCCGCGATGGTCGACACGGACGACTTGCCGTTTGTCAGCGGCCTCGACGTTGCCGGGACCGTCGACGCCGTCGGCGATGGCGTCACGGCTGTCGAACCCGGGGACCGCGTGGTCCTCTGCCCGAACGAAACCTGCGGGACGTGTCGCTACTGTCGTGAGGGGCCGGAGAACCTCTGTGAGAACTTTTCGCTGTATCACGGTGGCCTCGCCGAGGCGGCCCGCGTGCAGGCCGACCGCCTTGTCAGGCTCCCCGACAGCGTGGAGACGGTCGACGCGGCCGCGCTTCCGACGGCCTACATGACCGCCTTCCATATGCTCCGCCGGATCGACGCTGGACCGGGCGATCTGGTGTTCATCCCGGGCGTCACCGGCGGCGTCGGCGTCGCGGGTGTGCAACTCGCGTCCGTTCTCGGCGCCCGTAGCGTCGGAACTTCTTCTTCAGCGGCGAAGCTAAACCGCGTCGAATCGCTCGGTCTTGACTACGCCATCGAGAGCACCGATCCGGACGAGATTCGGGCGGCAGTCGCCGATATCGGGACGGTCGACGGCGTCCTCAACCACCTCGGTGGCGAGTACACGCAGACCGGTCTGGGCGTTCTGCGACGCGGTGGCCGGATGGCTGTCTGTGGTCGGACCGCCGGCGGCACATCCGAGATCAATATTCCCGACCTGTTCCTCGGTCACAAACGCGTCATCGGGAGTACGATGGGGACACAGGGCGACTTAGAGCGGCTCGTCGGACTCGTCGCCGACGGCGAACTCACCCCGGAAATCGAGGAGACGTACTCGCTCGAAGAGACCGGTGCGGCGTTTGCGGCGATGCAGGACCGCGACAGCGTCGGGAAGCTCGTCGTGACGCCGTAG
- a CDS encoding universal stress protein produces the protein MIAQILVPMDDSEMAQQALKYTLENHPDAEITVLHVVGGPSPLGGAATALALADDVEAAAEERAEEVFDGARETAAEYDVEITTEVQLGHPARAILNRADDFDAVVLGTHGGSLADRLVVGNVAQKVFRNSPVPVIVAR, from the coding sequence ATGATCGCACAGATTCTCGTTCCAATGGACGACTCGGAGATGGCCCAACAAGCGCTCAAGTACACCCTTGAAAACCATCCCGACGCGGAGATTACTGTCTTACACGTCGTGGGCGGACCCTCACCGTTGGGGGGAGCAGCCACCGCACTTGCTCTTGCGGATGACGTCGAAGCGGCTGCCGAGGAGCGTGCGGAAGAGGTATTCGATGGCGCTCGGGAGACCGCCGCGGAATACGATGTCGAAATCACCACCGAAGTGCAACTGGGACACCCCGCTCGGGCGATTTTGAACAGAGCCGACGACTTCGATGCGGTCGTGCTCGGAACGCACGGCGGCTCGTTAGCCGATCGACTGGTTGTCGGGAACGTCGCCCAGAAAGTCTTCCGTAACTCACCCGTTCCCGTCATCGTCGCCCGATGA